A single region of the Halichondria panicea chromosome 10, odHalPani1.1, whole genome shotgun sequence genome encodes:
- the LOC135342491 gene encoding E3 ubiquitin-protein ligase UBR4-like, translated as MKPLCRSSSPSSCFSQTPPPCAGRHTSYCTPSISTARLHSRCHWWRPSYGRKSAQFVDLLGYLSISTPQVLEKESLCQGYVERAIDLLKGLNSQVSTHANFHIYSQLQNLVDFDGFYMENEPCLVCNDPEIPYL; from the exons ATGAAGCCTCTCTGTCGCAGTTCATCTCCCTCTTCCTGCTTCAGTCAAACTCCACCTCCTTGCGCTGGCAGGCACACAAGTTACTGCACACCCTCTATCAGTACAGCCAGACTCCACAGCAG GTGTCACTGGTGGAGACCCTCTTATGGCCGCAAGTCAGCTCAGTTTGTGGACCTCCTTGGATACCTGTCCATCTCCACACCGCAAGTGCTGGAGAAG GAGTCGCTGTGCCAAGGCTATGTAGAGAGAGCCATTGACCTGCTCAAGGGCCTCAACAGTCAAGTCTCAACCCACGCAAACTTCCACATCTACTCACAGCTGCAGAATTTGGTGGACTTTGACGGGTTCTATATGGAGAATGAGCCGTGTCTAGTGTGCAATGACCCGGAGATACCTTACTTGTGA
- the LOC135342579 gene encoding E3 ubiquitin-protein ligase UBR4-like isoform X1: MHGCPSNTNCILCTLHIPIQVSKLPAIKSEIKYSPKMILVKLQGSYNIAQLVLRISDIKRTKMVRTVNVYYSNRTVANVIELKNKRKMWMTARSCTLTAGQSEVKIDFPLPIVASNLVIEFRDFYDNLQAGSELLQCPRCQATVSAHPGVCGTCGENVYQCHKCRAINYDEKDPFLCNSCGFSKYAKFDVYVEHKSSSAVDPIETEEDRQKTTSSINSMLETADSMYKVLVQHRNDLDQLLGSLAGGIIVSPGANLPTDTGANKGILLVAQRYSNDCKTTYTELSKIIRGVLASRRELVGYDQRIVEFGTGVIPEEGGPEQNNGTSGSLSIPTVIRVDSAHSTPTPKGHAPHQGWCFGCSSASIEHCINLLKALAFVAPTRRLLVTQNLIRELVRVNLRSGSLQMRIHVRRLLCQLTRDDPVATAELNSYILDRVLDQIAPKHITSNLVAAVRPEIMLLAASLDMEDSCWEERLRTVVRLFQKSQLNTSPAVVTGVTLPCLKILQNVIYPREAVSSKDKKKSFLADCNALQLGDDITIKTSDWLKGDATFDQWKAGMDNCTEQSNEELRQRRLVEKYARIWRLKTIKVSHSRSLLKHDTWLRSMLFNRSSQSARQASCRLVESLCVGEARHRQVLDLLCSFLDQVSKAGESAQEYLELLHTLTSDPTHKWKSYLAMRGVLPQIGDLIAAEIEHMTVLEDSTMSFNLSQGYALKMLTVLLQSFLEVESIKRNYKGKLVSVILAGYLSLKRLVIQRTKRIDESQELLLKMLEELTSGTDQERQEFMSTCVETLDRFKDSDLLTPIFVFERLCNIIHPEENDVGEFFLSLDKDPQQEEFLQGRMQGNPYPSSTTGLGPLMRDVKNKICTDCELVALLEDDTGMELLVANKIISLDLPVKDVYKKIWCAQPNKSDRMRVVYRMRGLLGDATEDMVEQLDVAKDEIDEEEGYKMAAILSKCGGLDSVLSRLARVDDFIQGHNLISAALKLLGYCVKLKENRQYLLQPHLNTLNTLLGILDLSLHYEEANSTGIGAAVAEKTLKVTERFLQEASSEAPVLVRTPSHDSTDGGSISPDGEDNRLQVFLKHIESSFVQSSPSIREGLMHVIPFLTFGDPRHMNVLLQHFEPYLNFEKFDLHQSAENTLYLDCFCVVAAGIGKDASGEKLKDLAKETGLTPAAVAYLKSKVPSKIGSFDTPEWKLCISQPSLPYVLKMLAGLCHWHTKTQEILKEVISELHLLEQVASDQHIGTLAENLLEVVAEHPPCYEEIKRVRKATREEKKRRAMAMRQKELGALGMEVNEKGQVIAQSTLVSEMEGQLIEESGLKCCICLEGYKNQPQKILGIYTYTRKVALDEFENKPRKTVGYSTVSHFNVVHYECHSAAVKLARSRDEWESATLQNANTKCNALLPIWGPEISHTNFSSSVARFHNYLQECTGLFDPSFHTLAHDIRLLLVRFAYEKSFSGESGGGGPQSNMHLLPYYLHVGAHVMNLSHCYQREERNLATFLAAAPDTWVSSAYELDGPQYQLVVSLFIQSLSEWEEHRTTILKRLLVLAHARNSSSSLIKSLSSSSPAEFSVYKPLLMMFSLVDSLHRVLKTTLSVSGSDLPTALLEHVRTNDSTVLEASDKLLTEFQDQVQLCESFQEFLDVMGLLVAIDNPDVFLAELLSLVTVTTASDN, from the exons atgcatggttgcccTAGTAATACTAACTGTATTTTATGCACCCTTCATATTCCTATCCAGGTATCCAAGTTACCAGCTATCAAGTCTGAGATCAAGTACAGCCCCAAGATGATACTGGTCAAGCTACAAGGCTCCTACAATATCGCACAGCTGGTCCTCCGCATCTCAGACATCAAGAGAACCAAAATG GTGCGTACCGTCAACGTTTACTATAGCAACAGGACTGTGGCGAATGTCATTGAACTAAAGAACAA gagGAAGATGTGGATGACTGCACGCAGCTGTACCCTCACCGCTGGTCAGAGTGAAGTCAAG ATTGACTTCCCCTTGCCGATAGTCGCTAGCAACCTGGTCATTGAGTTCAGAGACTTCTACGACAACCTACAG GCTGGATCCGAGTTGCTCCAGTGTCCCCGTTGCCAGGCAACAGTCTCCGCCCACCCCGGGGTGTGTGGTACGTGTGGAGAGAACGTGTATCAGTGTCACAAGTGTCGTGCCATCAACTATGATGAGAAAGATCCGTTTCTGTGCAATTCTTGCGGTTTTAGTAAGTACGCCAAATTTGACGTGTACGTGGAACACAAGTCAAGCTCAGCAGTCGACCCCATCGAGACGGAGGAGGACAGACAGAAG acgACCTCCAGCATCAACAGCATGCTAGAGACAGCCGATAGTATGTACAAGGTCTTAGTTCAGCACAGGAACGACTTGGACCAGCTACTGGGATCTCTTGCAGGGGGAATCATCGTTTCCCCTGGAGCT AACCTCCCCACGGACACTGGTGCCAACAAGGGCATCCTATTGGTCGCTCAACGCTACTCAAACGATTGCAAGACTACATACACGGAACTGAGTAAGATCATCCGAGGTGTGTTAGCATCACGTAGAGAGCTGGTGGGATACGATCAGAGGATTGTTGAGTTTGGAACAGGCGTGATCCCTGAGGAGGGTGGTCCAGAACAGAACAATGGAACTAGCGGa TCGTTGTCCATCCCGACCGTGATCCGAGTTGACTCTGCCCACTCTACCCCCACCCCTAAAGGCCACGCCCCTCATCAAGGATGGTGCTTTGGCTGCTCGTCAGCATCAATTGAGCACTGTATCAACCTCCTCAAAGCCCTAGCATTTGTCGCCCCCACACGACGGTTGTTAGTCACACAGAACCTGATTAGAGAGCTTGTGCGGGTGAACCTGAGGTCAGGTAGTCTGCAGATGAGGATACATGTGAGACGCCTCCTCTGTCAGCTGACCAG agatGACCCGGTGGCCACTGCTGAGCTCAATAGCTACATACTGGACAGAGTGTTGGACCAGATAGCGCCGAAACACATCACGTCTAACTTG GTTGCCGCTGTTCGTCCTGAGATCATGTTGCTGGCAGCCTCACTGGACATGGAGGACTCGTGCTGGGAGGAGAGACTCAGGACAG TTGTGCGTCTGTTTCAGAAGTCCCAACTCAACACCAGCCCAGCTGTTGTCACCGGGGTTACCCTGCCCTGTCTCAAGATACTGCAGAATGTTATCTACCCACGAGAAGCAGTGAGCAGCAAAGACAAG AAAAAATCGTTCCTGGCCGACTGCAATGCACTTCAACTAGGTGATGACATCACTATTAAGACGTCTGATTGGCTGAAAGGAGACGCCACGTTTGACCAATGGAAAGCAGGGATGGACAATTGTACAGAGCAAAGCAATGAGGAGTTGCGACAACGAAGGCTTGTGGAGAAGTATGCCCGAATATGGAGATTGAAGACCATCAAAG TGTCCCATTCTCGCTCGCTGCTCAAACACGACACCTGGCTCCGCTCCATGCTGTTCAACCGGTCGAGTCAGTCAGCTCGTCAAGCTTCCTGTCGCCTGGTGGAgtccctgtgtgtgggcgAGGCTAGACACAGGCAGGTGCTCGACCTACTCTGCAG cttCCTGGACCAGGTTAGTAAGGCTGGGGAGTCAGCACAGGAGTATCTGGAGCTCCTACACACGCTCACGTCTGACCCCACCCACAAGTGGAAGTCGTACCTAGCCATGAGGGGGGTGCTCCCACAGATTGGTGATCTGATTGCGGCCGAGATTGAGCACATGACTGTTCTTGAAGACTCCACTATGAGCTTCAACCTCTCCCAGGGTTACGCCCTGAAGATGCTAACtg TGCTCCTCCAATCGTTCCTAGAGGTGGAGAGCATCAAGCGTAACTACAAGGGCAAGCTGGTCAGTGTCATTCTCGCTGGCTACCTCTCTCTCAAGCGTCTGGTCATTCAACGAACTAAGAGGATCGACGAGAGTCAAGAACTCCTCCTCAAGATGCTCGAGGAATTGACGTCTGGTACTGACCAAGAGAGGCAAGAGTTCATGTCCACTTGTGTGGAGACGCTCGATAGGTTCAAGGACTCTGACCTTTTGACCCCTATCTTCGTGTTTGAGCGCCTCTGCAATATCATTCATCCA GAGGAGAATGACGTTGGAGAGTTCTTCCTGTCACTGGACAAGGACCCTCAACAAGAGGAGTTCCTACAGGGTCGTATGCAAGGCAACCCCTACCCCTCCTCCACCACCGGCCTTGGGCCACTCATGAGGGATGTCAAGAACAAAATTTGTACAG atTGTGAGCTAGTGGCGCTGCTGGAAGACGACACTGGAATGGAGTTACTGGTAGCTAACAAAATCATCTCTCTAGACCTGCCAGTGAAGGATGTCTACAAGAAGATTTGGTGCGCCCAACCAAAC AAAAGTGATCGTATGCGTGTCGTGTACCGAATGCGAGGTCTCCTAGGAGATGCCACGGAGGATATGGTTGAGCAGCTGGACGTTGCTAAAGATGAAATCGACGAAGAGGAGGGGTACAAAATGGCGGCCATCTTGTCTAAGTGCGGAGGATTGGACTCTGTACTTTCTCGACTGGCTAGGGTCGATGATTTCATACAGGGTCATAATTTGATCTCTGCTGCACTCAAGTTGCTAGGTTACTGTGTGAAGCTGAAGGAGAACAGACAATATCTCCTACAACCTCATCTCAATACTCTTAATACATTACTAGGGATTCTAGATCTG TCTCTTCACTACGAGGAGGCCAACAGCACTGGTATAGGAGCAGCTGTGGCAGAGAAGACTCTCAAAGTGACCGAGCGGTTCCTCCAGGAGGCGAGTAGTGAGGCTCCTGTGTTGGTGAGGACACCCAGTCATGACAGCACTGAT GGTGGGAGCATATCACCTGACGGAGAGGACAACAGACTGCAGGTGTTCCTCAAGCACATTGAGAGCTCATTCGTCCAATCCAGTCCCTCGATACGGGAAGGCCTCATGCACGTTATCCCATTCCTGACATTTGGTGATCCACGTCACATGAACGTGTTACTACAACATTTTGAACCCTATCTGAACTTTGAAAA ATTTGACTTGCACCAGTCGGCTGAGAACACCCTCTATCTGGACTGCTTCTGTGTAGTAGCCGCTGGAATTGGG AAAGACGCTAGCGGTGAGAAGCTGAAGGACTTGGCTAAGGAGACTGGGCTTACCCCGGCAGCTGTGGCCTACCTCAAGAGCAAAGTACCGAGCAAAAT TGGCTCCTTCGACACTCCTGAGTGGAAGTTGTGCATCTCCCAGCCATCACTACCGTACGTGCTTAAGATGCTCGCCGGTCTCTGTCATTGGCACACGAAGACACAGGAGATACTCAAGGAGGTCATCTCAGAACTCCACCTACTAGAGCAGGTGGCCTCTGACCAGCACATCGGCACGCTCGCTGAGAACCTTCTAGAGGTCGTGGCAGAGCATCCACCATGTTATGAAGAG ATTAAGAGAGTCCGTAAGGCAACTAGAGAGGAGAAGAAACGACGAGCAATGGCCATGAGACAGAAGGAGCTGGGTGCACTGGGTATGGAGGTGAACGAGAAGGGTCAGGTGATCGCACAGTCCACACTCGTGTCGGAGATGGAGGGACAGCTGATTGAAGAGTCAGGCCTAAAGTGCTGCATTTGCCTCGAGGGCTATAAGAATCAACCGCAGAAG ATTCTCGGTATCTACACGTACACGAGGAAAGTGGCGTTGGACGAGTTTGAGAACAAACCACGCAAGACTGTG GGCTACTCCACCGTGTCACACTTCAACGTGGTCCACTACGAATGTCACTCTGCAGCTGTCAA ACTTGCCCGGAGTCGAGACGAATGGGAGAGTGCTACTCTACAGAACGCCAACACCAAGTGCAATGCCTTGCTGCCAATATGGGGGCCCGAG ATTTCACATACCAACTTCTCGAGTTCTGTTGCAAG GTTCCACAACTACCTACAAGAGTGTACTGGACTATTTGACCCCTCCTTCCACACCCTCGCTCACGATATTCGACTGCTTCTGGTCCGGTTTGCCTACGAGAAGTCCTTCAGTGGAGAGAGTGGAGGGGGCGGTCCACAGAGCAACATGCACCTGCTCCCCTACTACCTTCATGTTGGAGCACACGTCATGAACCT GAGTCACTGCTACCAGAGAGAGGAGAGGAACCTAGCAACCTTCCTGGCAGCTGCTCCTGACACCTGGGTCTCCTCCGCTTATGAG TTGGACGGTCCCCAGTACCAGCTGGTggtgtcactgttcatccagtCGTTGAGTGAGTGGGAGGAGCATCGGACCACCATCCTCAAGAGACTGTTAGTGTTGGCCCATGCCAGGAACAGTAGCTCCTCCCTCATCAAGAG tctctCCTCGTCCTCCCCGGCAGAGTTCTCGGTGTACAAGCCGCTACTAATGATGTTCTCACTAGTGGACAGTCTACATCGAGTCCTCAAGACCACACTGTCAGTGTCTGGTAGTGACCTGCCCACAGCTTTACTGGAGCACGTTCGGACCAATGATAGCACCGTGCTGGAAGCTAGCGACAAG CTGTTGACAGAGTTCCAAGATCAGGTGCAATTATGTGAGTCCTTCCAAGAGTTCCTTGATGTCATGG GGTTGCTGGTTGCTATTGACAACCCAGATGTCTTCCTGGCGGAGTTGCTCTCCTTGGTCACAGTCACCACCGCTAGTGACAACTGA
- the LOC135342579 gene encoding E3 ubiquitin-protein ligase UBR4-like isoform X2 — MHGCPSNTNCILCTLHIPIQVSKLPAIKSEIKYSPKMILVKLQGSYNIAQLVLRISDIKRTKMVRTVNVYYSNRTVANVIELKNKRKMWMTARSCTLTAGQSEVKIDFPLPIVASNLVIEFRDFYDNLQAGSELLQCPRCQATVSAHPGVCGTCGENVYQCHKCRAINYDEKDPFLCNSCGFSKYAKFDVYVEHKSSSAVDPIETEEDRQKTTSSINSMLETADSMYKVLVQHRNDLDQLLGSLAGGIIVSPGANLPTDTGANKGILLVAQRYSNDCKTTYTELSKIIRGVLASRRELVGYDQRIVEFGTGVIPEEGGPEQNNGTSGSLSIPTVIRVDSAHSTPTPKGHAPHQGWCFGCSSASIEHCINLLKALAFVAPTRRLLVTQNLIRELVRVNLRSGSLQMRIHVRRLLCQLTRDDPVATAELNSYILDRVLDQIAPKHITSNLVAAVRPEIMLLAASLDMEDSCWEERLRTVVRLFQKSQLNTSPAVVTGVTLPCLKILQNVIYPREAVSSKDKKKSFLADCNALQLGDDITIKTSDWLKGDATFDQWKAGMDNCTEQSNEELRQRRLVEKYARIWRLKTIKVSHSRSLLKHDTWLRSMLFNRSSQSARQASCRLVESLCVGEARHRQVLDLLCSFLDQVSKAGESAQEYLELLHTLTSDPTHKWKSYLAMRGVLPQIGDLIAAEIEHMTVLEDSTMSFNLSQGYALKMLTVLLQSFLEVESIKRNYKGKLVSVILAGYLSLKRLVIQRTKRIDESQELLLKMLEELTSGTDQERQEFMSTCVETLDRFKDSDLLTPIFVFERLCNIIHPEENDVGEFFLSLDKDPQQEEFLQGRMQGNPYPSSTTGLGPLMRDVKNKICTDCELVALLEDDTGMELLVANKIISLDLPVKDVYKKIWCAQPNKSDRMRVVYRMRGLLGDATEDMVEQLDVAKDEIDEEEGYKMAAILSKCGGLDSVLSRLARVDDFIQGHNLISAALKLLGYCVKLKENRQYLLQPHLNTLNTLLGILDLSLHYEEANSTGIGAAVAEKTLKVTERFLQEASSEAPVLVRTPSHDSTDGGSISPDGEDNRLQVFLKHIESSFVQSSPSIREGLMHVIPFLTFGDPRHMNVLLQHFEPYLNFEKFDLHQSAENTLYLDCFCVVAAGIGKDASGEKLKDLAKETGLTPAAVAYLKSKVPSKIGSFDTPEWKLCISQPSLPYVLKMLAGLCHWHTKTQEILKEVISELHLLEQVASDQHIGTLAENLLEVVAEHPPCYEEIKRVRKATREEKKRRAMAMRQKELGALGMEVNEKGQVIAQSTLVSEMEGQLIEESGLKCCICLEGYKNQPQKILGIYTYTRKVALDEFENKPRKTVGYSTVSHFNVVHYECHSAAVKLARSRDEWESATLQNANTKCNALLPIWGPEISHTNFSSSVARFHNYLQECTGLFDPSFHTLAHDIRLLLVRFAYEKSFSGESGGGGPQSNMHLLPYYLHVGAHVMNLSHCYQREERNLATFLAAAPDTWVSSAYELDGPQYQLVVSLFIQSLSEWEEHRTTILKRLLVLAHARNSSSSLIKSLSSSSPAEFSVYKPLLMMFSLVDSLHRVLKTTLSVSGSDLPTALLEHVRTNDSTVLEASDKLLTEFQDEVQSCESFQEFLDVMGLLVAIDNPDVFLAESLSSVTVTTASDN, encoded by the exons atgcatggttgcccTAGTAATACTAACTGTATTTTATGCACCCTTCATATTCCTATCCAGGTATCCAAGTTACCAGCTATCAAGTCTGAGATCAAGTACAGCCCCAAGATGATACTGGTCAAGCTACAAGGCTCCTACAATATCGCACAGCTGGTCCTCCGCATCTCAGACATCAAGAGAACCAAAATG GTGCGTACCGTCAACGTTTACTATAGCAACAGGACTGTGGCGAATGTCATTGAACTAAAGAACAA gagGAAGATGTGGATGACTGCACGCAGCTGTACCCTCACCGCTGGTCAGAGTGAAGTCAAG ATTGACTTCCCCTTGCCGATAGTCGCTAGCAACCTGGTCATTGAGTTCAGAGACTTCTACGACAACCTACAG GCTGGATCCGAGTTGCTCCAGTGTCCCCGTTGCCAGGCAACAGTCTCCGCCCACCCCGGGGTGTGTGGTACGTGTGGAGAGAACGTGTATCAGTGTCACAAGTGTCGTGCCATCAACTATGATGAGAAAGATCCGTTTCTGTGCAATTCTTGCGGTTTTAGTAAGTACGCCAAATTTGACGTGTACGTGGAACACAAGTCAAGCTCAGCAGTCGACCCCATCGAGACGGAGGAGGACAGACAGAAG acgACCTCCAGCATCAACAGCATGCTAGAGACAGCCGATAGTATGTACAAGGTCTTAGTTCAGCACAGGAACGACTTGGACCAGCTACTGGGATCTCTTGCAGGGGGAATCATCGTTTCCCCTGGAGCT AACCTCCCCACGGACACTGGTGCCAACAAGGGCATCCTATTGGTCGCTCAACGCTACTCAAACGATTGCAAGACTACATACACGGAACTGAGTAAGATCATCCGAGGTGTGTTAGCATCACGTAGAGAGCTGGTGGGATACGATCAGAGGATTGTTGAGTTTGGAACAGGCGTGATCCCTGAGGAGGGTGGTCCAGAACAGAACAATGGAACTAGCGGa TCGTTGTCCATCCCGACCGTGATCCGAGTTGACTCTGCCCACTCTACCCCCACCCCTAAAGGCCACGCCCCTCATCAAGGATGGTGCTTTGGCTGCTCGTCAGCATCAATTGAGCACTGTATCAACCTCCTCAAAGCCCTAGCATTTGTCGCCCCCACACGACGGTTGTTAGTCACACAGAACCTGATTAGAGAGCTTGTGCGGGTGAACCTGAGGTCAGGTAGTCTGCAGATGAGGATACATGTGAGACGCCTCCTCTGTCAGCTGACCAG agatGACCCGGTGGCCACTGCTGAGCTCAATAGCTACATACTGGACAGAGTGTTGGACCAGATAGCGCCGAAACACATCACGTCTAACTTG GTTGCCGCTGTTCGTCCTGAGATCATGTTGCTGGCAGCCTCACTGGACATGGAGGACTCGTGCTGGGAGGAGAGACTCAGGACAG TTGTGCGTCTGTTTCAGAAGTCCCAACTCAACACCAGCCCAGCTGTTGTCACCGGGGTTACCCTGCCCTGTCTCAAGATACTGCAGAATGTTATCTACCCACGAGAAGCAGTGAGCAGCAAAGACAAG AAAAAATCGTTCCTGGCCGACTGCAATGCACTTCAACTAGGTGATGACATCACTATTAAGACGTCTGATTGGCTGAAAGGAGACGCCACGTTTGACCAATGGAAAGCAGGGATGGACAATTGTACAGAGCAAAGCAATGAGGAGTTGCGACAACGAAGGCTTGTGGAGAAGTATGCCCGAATATGGAGATTGAAGACCATCAAAG TGTCCCATTCTCGCTCGCTGCTCAAACACGACACCTGGCTCCGCTCCATGCTGTTCAACCGGTCGAGTCAGTCAGCTCGTCAAGCTTCCTGTCGCCTGGTGGAgtccctgtgtgtgggcgAGGCTAGACACAGGCAGGTGCTCGACCTACTCTGCAG cttCCTGGACCAGGTTAGTAAGGCTGGGGAGTCAGCACAGGAGTATCTGGAGCTCCTACACACGCTCACGTCTGACCCCACCCACAAGTGGAAGTCGTACCTAGCCATGAGGGGGGTGCTCCCACAGATTGGTGATCTGATTGCGGCCGAGATTGAGCACATGACTGTTCTTGAAGACTCCACTATGAGCTTCAACCTCTCCCAGGGTTACGCCCTGAAGATGCTAACtg TGCTCCTCCAATCGTTCCTAGAGGTGGAGAGCATCAAGCGTAACTACAAGGGCAAGCTGGTCAGTGTCATTCTCGCTGGCTACCTCTCTCTCAAGCGTCTGGTCATTCAACGAACTAAGAGGATCGACGAGAGTCAAGAACTCCTCCTCAAGATGCTCGAGGAATTGACGTCTGGTACTGACCAAGAGAGGCAAGAGTTCATGTCCACTTGTGTGGAGACGCTCGATAGGTTCAAGGACTCTGACCTTTTGACCCCTATCTTCGTGTTTGAGCGCCTCTGCAATATCATTCATCCA GAGGAGAATGACGTTGGAGAGTTCTTCCTGTCACTGGACAAGGACCCTCAACAAGAGGAGTTCCTACAGGGTCGTATGCAAGGCAACCCCTACCCCTCCTCCACCACCGGCCTTGGGCCACTCATGAGGGATGTCAAGAACAAAATTTGTACAG atTGTGAGCTAGTGGCGCTGCTGGAAGACGACACTGGAATGGAGTTACTGGTAGCTAACAAAATCATCTCTCTAGACCTGCCAGTGAAGGATGTCTACAAGAAGATTTGGTGCGCCCAACCAAAC AAAAGTGATCGTATGCGTGTCGTGTACCGAATGCGAGGTCTCCTAGGAGATGCCACGGAGGATATGGTTGAGCAGCTGGACGTTGCTAAAGATGAAATCGACGAAGAGGAGGGGTACAAAATGGCGGCCATCTTGTCTAAGTGCGGAGGATTGGACTCTGTACTTTCTCGACTGGCTAGGGTCGATGATTTCATACAGGGTCATAATTTGATCTCTGCTGCACTCAAGTTGCTAGGTTACTGTGTGAAGCTGAAGGAGAACAGACAATATCTCCTACAACCTCATCTCAATACTCTTAATACATTACTAGGGATTCTAGATCTG TCTCTTCACTACGAGGAGGCCAACAGCACTGGTATAGGAGCAGCTGTGGCAGAGAAGACTCTCAAAGTGACCGAGCGGTTCCTCCAGGAGGCGAGTAGTGAGGCTCCTGTGTTGGTGAGGACACCCAGTCATGACAGCACTGAT GGTGGGAGCATATCACCTGACGGAGAGGACAACAGACTGCAGGTGTTCCTCAAGCACATTGAGAGCTCATTCGTCCAATCCAGTCCCTCGATACGGGAAGGCCTCATGCACGTTATCCCATTCCTGACATTTGGTGATCCACGTCACATGAACGTGTTACTACAACATTTTGAACCCTATCTGAACTTTGAAAA ATTTGACTTGCACCAGTCGGCTGAGAACACCCTCTATCTGGACTGCTTCTGTGTAGTAGCCGCTGGAATTGGG AAAGACGCTAGCGGTGAGAAGCTGAAGGACTTGGCTAAGGAGACTGGGCTTACCCCGGCAGCTGTGGCCTACCTCAAGAGCAAAGTACCGAGCAAAAT TGGCTCCTTCGACACTCCTGAGTGGAAGTTGTGCATCTCCCAGCCATCACTACCGTACGTGCTTAAGATGCTCGCCGGTCTCTGTCATTGGCACACGAAGACACAGGAGATACTCAAGGAGGTCATCTCAGAACTCCACCTACTAGAGCAGGTGGCCTCTGACCAGCACATCGGCACGCTCGCTGAGAACCTTCTAGAGGTCGTGGCAGAGCATCCACCATGTTATGAAGAG ATTAAGAGAGTCCGTAAGGCAACTAGAGAGGAGAAGAAACGACGAGCAATGGCCATGAGACAGAAGGAGCTGGGTGCACTGGGTATGGAGGTGAACGAGAAGGGTCAGGTGATCGCACAGTCCACACTCGTGTCGGAGATGGAGGGACAGCTGATTGAAGAGTCAGGCCTAAAGTGCTGCATTTGCCTCGAGGGCTATAAGAATCAACCGCAGAAG ATTCTCGGTATCTACACGTACACGAGGAAAGTGGCGTTGGACGAGTTTGAGAACAAACCACGCAAGACTGTG GGCTACTCCACCGTGTCACACTTCAACGTGGTCCACTACGAATGTCACTCTGCAGCTGTCAA ACTTGCCCGGAGTCGAGACGAATGGGAGAGTGCTACTCTACAGAACGCCAACACCAAGTGCAATGCCTTGCTGCCAATATGGGGGCCCGAG ATTTCACATACCAACTTCTCGAGTTCTGTTGCAAG GTTCCACAACTACCTACAAGAGTGTACTGGACTATTTGACCCCTCCTTCCACACCCTCGCTCACGATATTCGACTGCTTCTGGTCCGGTTTGCCTACGAGAAGTCCTTCAGTGGAGAGAGTGGAGGGGGCGGTCCACAGAGCAACATGCACCTGCTCCCCTACTACCTTCATGTTGGAGCACACGTCATGAACCT GAGTCACTGCTACCAGAGAGAGGAGAGGAACCTAGCAACCTTCCTGGCAGCTGCTCCTGACACCTGGGTCTCCTCCGCTTATGAG TTGGACGGTCCCCAGTACCAGCTGGTggtgtcactgttcatccagtCGTTGAGTGAGTGGGAGGAGCATCGGACCACCATCCTCAAGAGACTGTTAGTGTTGGCCCATGCCAGGAACAGTAGCTCCTCCCTCATCAAGAG tctctCCTCGTCCTCCCCGGCAGAGTTCTCGGTGTACAAGCCGCTACTAATGATGTTCTCACTAGTGGACAGTCTACATCGAGTCCTCAAGACCACACTGTCAGTGTCTGGTAGTGACCTGCCCACAGCTTTACTGGAGCACGTTCGGACCAATGATAGCACCGTGCTGGAAGCTAGCGACAAG